From Candidatus Desulfofervidus auxilii, the proteins below share one genomic window:
- the murA gene encoding UDP-N-acetylglucosamine 1-carboxyvinyltransferase produces the protein MAKFIIQGGRPLKGEVVISGAKNAALPMLTASLLTREKIIYHCVPQLMDIYTIKKLLSNLGVRFSTTEPLIAHAEELKSHCAPYELVRTMRASILVLGPLLAREGKAYVSLPGGCAIGARPVDLHLRGLSQMGAEIKLEKGYINAKVKRLKGTEIYLDVPTVTGTENLMMAACLAKGVTILKNAAREPEVVALAQMLKKMGAEIEGEGTDTIIIKGVEGLNGTECTIIPDRIEAGTYMVAAAITGGEIVLKNCRLEHLGAVIGKLKEAGVKFIEENDVIKVKAPEIIKSTDVTTLPYPGFPTDMQAQFMALMCLGDGVSVITERIFENRFMHVLELKRMGADIKIDGASAIVRGVSKLMGAPVMATDLRASASLILAGLAAEGVTEVDRIYHLDRGYERMEMKLKALGAEIERVA, from the coding sequence ATGGCTAAATTTATTATTCAAGGTGGTAGACCATTAAAAGGTGAGGTAGTTATTAGTGGGGCTAAAAATGCTGCTTTACCTATGCTTACAGCCAGTCTTCTTACTAGAGAAAAAATAATATATCACTGTGTTCCTCAATTGATGGATATTTATACTATTAAAAAACTTCTTTCAAATTTAGGAGTAAGATTTTCCACTACAGAACCTCTTATAGCACATGCAGAAGAATTAAAAAGTCATTGTGCACCTTATGAATTAGTACGCACTATGAGAGCATCTATTTTGGTTTTGGGTCCTCTTTTAGCTCGTGAAGGTAAAGCTTATGTAAGTTTGCCTGGTGGATGCGCTATTGGTGCTAGACCTGTAGATCTACATTTAAGAGGTCTGAGTCAAATGGGGGCAGAGATTAAATTAGAAAAAGGCTATATTAATGCTAAAGTAAAACGTTTAAAAGGAACAGAGATTTATTTAGATGTACCTACTGTTACTGGTACAGAAAATTTGATGATGGCTGCTTGTTTAGCTAAAGGGGTGACAATTTTAAAAAATGCTGCTCGTGAGCCAGAAGTAGTAGCATTAGCACAAATGCTTAAAAAAATGGGGGCTGAAATAGAAGGAGAAGGTACAGACACTATTATTATTAAAGGTGTGGAAGGTTTAAATGGTACAGAATGTACAATCATTCCTGATAGGATAGAAGCAGGCACTTATATGGTTGCTGCTGCTATTACAGGTGGAGAAATTGTTCTTAAAAATTGTCGTTTAGAACACTTAGGGGCAGTAATAGGTAAGTTAAAAGAGGCAGGTGTAAAGTTCATTGAAGAAAATGATGTAATAAAGGTGAAAGCACCTGAAATTATTAAAAGTACAGATGTTACTACACTACCTTACCCTGGTTTCCCCACTGATATGCAAGCTCAATTTATGGCACTTATGTGTTTAGGTGATGGGGTAAGTGTTATTACTGAACGTATTTTTGAAAATCGTTTTATGCATGTGTTGGAATTAAAGCGTATGGGGGCTGATATAAAGATTGATGGTGCAAGTGCAATAGTAAGAGGAGTGTCAAAATTAATGGGTGCACCAGTTATGGCTACAGATTTAAGGGCAAGTGCATCTTTAATTTTAGCTGGTTTAGCAGCAGAAGGAGTTACAGAAGTTGACCGAATTTATCATTTGGATCGTGGTTATGAAAGAATGGAGATGAAATTAAAGGCTCTAGGGGCAGAGATTGAAAGGGTGGCTTAA
- the prmC gene encoding peptide chain release factor N(5)-glutamine methyltransferase produces the protein MAEVWTIKDLLQWTTEYFKKKQIDAPHLTAELLLAHVLNKDRLYLYLNYDQPLNQKELSLFKNLIKRRLKREPLAYILGEQIFFSLSFKVNSSVLIPRPETENLVEIALKIIQENYKKPIILDWGTGSGVIAICLAKKIPKATIFGIDISFSALNIARENAYRHKVKVFFLLTKNFCFKEKTFDVIVSNPPYIETDTIPTLAPEIQYEPREALDGGKDGLKYIKYLIIHSHIFLKKNGWLIMEIGYNQAEAVNKIISSKNWYSPLFFKDDAGHKRVVALRKRGDG, from the coding sequence ATGGCAGAAGTCTGGACTATCAAAGATCTCCTTCAATGGACAACAGAATATTTTAAGAAAAAACAAATAGATGCCCCACATTTAACAGCAGAGCTTTTACTTGCCCATGTCCTAAATAAAGATAGGCTTTATCTTTATTTAAATTATGATCAACCACTTAATCAAAAAGAATTAAGTCTTTTTAAAAATTTAATAAAACGTCGTTTAAAACGTGAGCCATTAGCCTATATACTTGGGGAGCAAATCTTTTTCTCTCTTTCTTTTAAAGTAAATTCATCTGTTCTTATTCCAAGACCAGAGACAGAAAATTTAGTAGAAATAGCTTTAAAAATTATTCAAGAAAATTATAAAAAACCTATAATTTTAGATTGGGGTACAGGAAGTGGCGTTATTGCCATTTGTTTAGCCAAAAAAATTCCAAAAGCTACTATTTTTGGTATAGATATTTCTTTTTCTGCCTTAAATATTGCCAGAGAAAATGCCTATAGACATAAAGTAAAAGTTTTTTTTCTCCTTACAAAAAACTTCTGTTTTAAAGAAAAAACATTTGATGTAATTGTAAGTAATCCTCCTTATATAGAAACAGATACAATTCCTACTTTAGCACCAGAGATTCAATATGAACCAAGGGAAGCATTAGATGGAGGGAAGGATGGATTAAAATATATAAAATATCTTATTATTCATAGTCATATTTTTTTGAAAAAAAATGGCTGGCTTATTATGGAAATTGGCTATAATCAGGCAGAAGCAGTGAATAAAATTATATCGTCTAAAAATTGGTATTCACCTCTGTTTTTCAAAGATGATGCTGGACATAAAAGGGTAGTTGCGTTAAGAAAAAGAGGAGATGGCTAA
- the panC gene encoding pantoate--beta-alanine ligase: MEVIKEIEVMNKKAEEWRKNGKIIAFVPTMGYFHEGHLSLFRIARKKGDILVVSIFVNPIQFGLTEDFKSYPRDLERDKSLAEKEKVDVLFVPSEKDMYPEGYQTFVEVTKLTNHLCGLSRPGHFKGVTTVVAKLFNIVKPHIAFFGFKDYQQYLVIKRMVKDLNFSIEIVGCPIVREPDGLAMSSRNTYLTPEQRKSALSLFKGLRLAQEMIDKGERNVKVIINAVSKLIESHPYTEIDYVKICDPETLEDLDKIDKKALLALAVKIGKARLIDNTLLEVKE, encoded by the coding sequence ATGGAAGTTATTAAAGAAATTGAAGTTATGAATAAAAAGGCTGAAGAGTGGCGAAAAAATGGAAAGATTATTGCTTTTGTACCTACTATGGGTTATTTTCATGAAGGTCATTTAAGTCTTTTTAGAATAGCCCGCAAAAAAGGGGATATATTAGTAGTAAGTATCTTTGTTAATCCTATCCAATTTGGTCTAACTGAAGATTTTAAAAGTTATCCAAGAGATTTAGAAAGAGATAAATCTTTGGCAGAAAAAGAAAAAGTAGATGTTTTGTTTGTACCTTCAGAAAAAGATATGTATCCAGAAGGTTATCAAACATTCGTAGAGGTGACAAAGTTGACAAATCATCTTTGTGGTCTTTCTCGTCCTGGCCATTTTAAAGGAGTTACAACAGTAGTAGCTAAATTATTTAATATTGTTAAACCACACATTGCATTTTTTGGTTTTAAAGATTATCAGCAATATCTTGTTATAAAACGTATGGTAAAAGATTTAAATTTTTCTATTGAAATTGTAGGCTGCCCCATTGTGCGAGAACCAGATGGATTAGCTATGAGCTCTAGAAACACATATCTTACACCTGAACAGAGAAAATCAGCTCTAAGTTTATTTAAAGGTTTAAGACTTGCTCAAGAAATGATAGATAAAGGAGAGAGAAATGTTAAAGTGATTATAAATGCTGTTTCAAAACTTATTGAAAGTCATCCTTATACTGAAATAGATTATGTGAAAATTTGTGATCCAGAAACCTTAGAAGATTTAGATAAAATAGATAAAAAAGCCTTATTGGCATTGGCTGTTAAGATTGGAAAAGCTAGACTTATAGATAATACTTTGTTAGAGGTAAAGGAATGA
- a CDS encoding 5-formyltetrahydrofolate cyclo-ligase has translation MKEKEKIRYQIWQLLLEKNISKAPFHRIPPFKGQGKAAERLRHLLIYQKSKTIMVPPDEAQKEVRFNALMDGKILIMATPGLSDGFYILKPKDIPRKFWNKAIQTYGVKQYGKRLPTRKNAIGHIDLLITGAVAVSIDGKRLGKGAGFFDIEYAILRELGCIDENTPVITIVHDEQILNTLPKNMVDVPIDYIITPSQVIKVKVPLDKPKRIFWEKLSQKQIHRMRPLWELSKRK, from the coding sequence ATGAAAGAAAAGGAAAAAATACGTTATCAAATATGGCAATTGTTATTAGAAAAAAATATTTCAAAGGCACCGTTCCATCGTATTCCTCCATTTAAAGGACAAGGAAAAGCAGCAGAAAGGTTGCGTCATCTTTTAATTTATCAAAAAAGTAAAACTATTATGGTACCTCCAGATGAGGCACAAAAGGAAGTGAGATTTAATGCTCTTATGGATGGAAAAATTTTAATTATGGCTACTCCAGGACTTTCTGATGGTTTTTATATTTTAAAACCAAAAGATATACCTAGAAAATTTTGGAATAAAGCCATTCAAACATATGGTGTAAAACAATATGGTAAAAGGCTTCCAACTAGAAAGAATGCCATTGGTCATATTGACCTTTTAATTACAGGAGCAGTAGCAGTAAGTATTGATGGAAAACGTTTGGGTAAAGGAGCAGGTTTTTTTGACATAGAATATGCTATATTAAGAGAATTAGGTTGTATTGATGAAAACACTCCTGTTATTACAATAGTGCATGATGAACAAATACTTAATACATTGCCAAAAAATATGGTAGATGTTCCTATAGATTATATTATTACACCAAGTCAAGTCATTAAAGTTAAGGTGCCTTTAGACAAACCAAAAAGAATCTTTTGGGAAAAGCTTTCTCAAAAACAAATTCATCGTATGCGTCCATTGTGGGAATTAAGTAAAAGAAAGTAA
- a CDS encoding DUF502 domain-containing protein, protein MKKIKDILKRNFLAGLLVLLPISLTVYIILFLLRTMDKILKYLPPKYNPETYLPFRIPGLGFLFVIVIILLTGFLARNYIGNKLIELWENIVNKIPFIRAIYLAIKQLIETIFMKEKDFNRVVLVQYPRKGIYALGFTTSQTKGEPVEKVQKKLINVFMPTTPNPTSGFYLLVPEEELIFLDMSVEEAFKLIISGGIVHPEEKFEKKNK, encoded by the coding sequence GTGAAAAAAATCAAAGATATCTTAAAGAGAAACTTTTTAGCAGGTCTTCTTGTCCTCCTTCCTATTTCTCTTACTGTTTATATTATTCTTTTTCTTCTTCGTACAATGGATAAAATACTTAAGTATCTTCCTCCTAAATATAACCCTGAAACATATCTTCCCTTTCGTATTCCTGGATTAGGATTTCTTTTTGTTATTGTTATTATTCTTCTCACAGGATTTTTAGCTAGAAATTATATTGGGAATAAACTTATTGAGTTATGGGAAAATATTGTTAATAAGATTCCATTTATTCGAGCAATTTATTTAGCGATCAAACAATTAATTGAGACGATATTTATGAAAGAAAAAGATTTTAATAGAGTTGTATTAGTGCAGTATCCAAGAAAAGGTATTTATGCTTTAGGATTCACTACTAGTCAGACAAAGGGTGAACCAGTAGAAAAGGTGCAAAAAAAATTAATAAATGTTTTTATGCCTACTACACCAAACCCTACTTCCGGATTCTATCTTCTTGTGCCAGAAGAAGAATTAATTTTTTTGGACATGAGTGTGGAGGAGGCATTTAAATTAATTATATCTGGTGGTATTGTTCATCCAGAAGAAAAATTTGAAAAGAAAAACAAGTAA
- the ahcY gene encoding adenosylhomocysteinase, which yields MDYHIKDIALAEEGQLRIEWAEKTMPVLRLIRKRFEKEKPLSGLKIGACLHVTTETANLVRTLKAGGAEIALCASNPLSTQDDVAAALVKYDEIPVFAIKGEDRDTYYQHIEAVLSFSPIVTMDDGADLISTIHNKHREMLNKIIGGTEETTTGVIRLRSMAKEGVLGYPVIAVNDAMTKHLFDNRYGTGQSTIDGILRATNRLLAGSVFVVCGYGWCGRGVAMRARGMGAKVIITEVDPLRALEAVMDGYQVMPMIEAAKIGDIFVTVTGDINVIRREHFLLMKDGAILANAGHFDVEIEKEALNEMAKNVRKIREFVEEYVLEDNRRLYLLGEGRLVNLVAAEGHPSSVMDMSFANQALTAEYLKKEGDKLEKKVYSVPEYIDKEVARLKLKSMGITIDTLTPEQEKYLSSWEMGT from the coding sequence ATGGACTATCATATAAAAGACATAGCATTAGCAGAAGAAGGGCAATTACGTATTGAATGGGCAGAAAAGACTATGCCTGTATTAAGGCTTATTAGAAAAAGATTTGAAAAAGAAAAACCTTTATCAGGTTTAAAAATTGGCGCTTGTTTGCATGTTACTACTGAGACTGCTAATTTAGTAAGGACATTAAAAGCAGGTGGAGCAGAAATAGCTCTATGTGCTTCAAATCCATTAAGTACTCAAGATGATGTAGCAGCTGCTTTAGTAAAATATGATGAAATTCCAGTCTTTGCTATTAAAGGTGAGGATAGAGATACTTATTATCAACATATTGAAGCTGTTTTATCCTTTTCCCCAATTGTTACTATGGATGATGGGGCTGATTTAATTTCAACCATTCATAATAAACATAGGGAAATGTTAAATAAAATTATAGGTGGGACAGAAGAGACTACTACAGGTGTCATTCGATTAAGGAGTATGGCTAAAGAAGGAGTATTAGGTTATCCAGTAATTGCTGTAAATGATGCTATGACAAAACATCTTTTTGATAATCGTTATGGTACAGGTCAAAGTACTATAGATGGTATTTTGCGTGCTACAAATCGTCTTCTTGCAGGCTCTGTGTTTGTAGTATGTGGTTATGGATGGTGTGGGCGTGGTGTAGCTATGCGAGCAAGAGGTATGGGAGCAAAAGTGATTATTACTGAAGTAGACCCTCTTAGAGCACTTGAAGCAGTTATGGATGGTTATCAAGTGATGCCTATGATAGAAGCTGCTAAGATAGGCGATATCTTTGTTACTGTTACAGGTGACATTAATGTTATAAGAAGAGAGCATTTTCTTCTTATGAAAGATGGCGCTATTCTTGCTAATGCAGGTCATTTTGATGTAGAAATTGAAAAAGAGGCATTAAATGAGATGGCTAAAAATGTTCGTAAAATAAGAGAATTTGTAGAAGAATATGTTTTAGAAGATAATCGTCGACTTTACTTACTTGGTGAAGGACGTCTTGTCAATTTAGTAGCTGCTGAAGGGCACCCTTCTTCTGTCATGGATATGAGTTTTGCTAATCAGGCTTTAACTGCCGAATATTTAAAAAAAGAAGGAGATAAATTAGAGAAAAAAGTCTATTCTGTGCCAGAGTATATAGATAAAGAAGTAGCTCGTTTAAAATTAAAAAGTATGGGTATCACAATAGATACGCTCACTCCAGAACAGGAGAAATATCTTTCTTCTTGGGAAATGGGTACTTAA
- a CDS encoding aspartate 1-decarboxylase, protein MRFMLKSKIHRAKVTDANLNYEGSLSIDTELMAAADLIPYEMVYVYNITNGERFSTYVLPGKKGEICLNGAAARKGAKGDIIIITAYTLVEESQLKMYKPKQVFLDENNAIVRKEG, encoded by the coding sequence ATGAGATTTATGTTAAAATCAAAAATTCATCGTGCTAAAGTAACTGATGCTAATCTTAATTATGAAGGAAGTCTTAGTATTGATACAGAACTTATGGCAGCAGCAGACCTTATTCCCTATGAGATGGTGTATGTTTATAACATTACAAATGGAGAAAGATTTTCTACTTATGTTTTACCTGGAAAAAAAGGAGAAATTTGTCTAAATGGTGCCGCTGCTCGTAAGGGTGCAAAAGGTGATATTATCATCATTACTGCTTATACACTTGTGGAGGAATCGCAATTAAAAATGTATAAGCCAAAACAGGTATTTTTGGATGAAAATAATGCCATTGTGAGAAAAGAAGGGTGA
- a CDS encoding MBL fold metallo-hydrolase codes for MSELIIKQLIVGPLQVCCYFVGCSKTKEIIIIDPGGDEDFIIETIETLKLKPIMIVNTHAHPDHTAGNRALKQIFNLPIAMHEADGGSFLSQISLFLGSMFGAPSPSPDILLKDEDEIKIGKINLKIIHTPGHTPGSICLYYPGHIFTGDTLFVGAVGRTDLPGGSWETLINSIKTKLFTLPEDTIVWPGHNYGEKPHSTIGEEKKFNPFLK; via the coding sequence ATGTCAGAATTAATCATTAAACAATTAATAGTAGGTCCACTTCAAGTTTGTTGTTATTTTGTAGGCTGTTCTAAGACAAAAGAAATTATAATTATTGATCCAGGTGGAGACGAGGATTTTATCATAGAAACCATTGAGACATTAAAATTAAAGCCAATAATGATTGTTAATACTCATGCCCACCCTGATCATACAGCAGGAAATCGTGCTCTTAAACAAATCTTTAATCTTCCAATTGCCATGCATGAAGCTGATGGAGGAAGTTTTTTAAGTCAGATAAGTCTCTTTTTAGGAAGTATGTTTGGTGCCCCTTCTCCTTCACCAGATATCCTTTTAAAGGATGAGGATGAAATTAAAATTGGAAAAATAAACTTAAAAATAATTCATACCCCTGGACACACGCCTGGAAGCATTTGTCTTTATTATCCTGGACATATTTTTACTGGGGATACACTTTTTGTTGGAGCAGTAGGTAGAACTGATTTACCAGGAGGTTCTTGGGAAACATTAATAAATTCTATTAAAACAAAACTTTTTACCTTACCTGAAGATACCATTGTTTGGCCTGGCCATAATTATGGTGAAAAACCACATTCTACTATTGGTGAAGAAAAAAAATTTAATCCCTTCTTAAAATAA
- the metK gene encoding methionine adenosyltransferase has protein sequence MAKEYLFTSESVTEGHPDKVADQISDAILDAILAHDKNARVACETLVTTGLVFISGEITTTCYVEIPEVVRQTIKEIGYTSSEMGFDWETCGIITSIDRQSPDIAMGVNRSEKLEEIGAGDQGMMFGYACTETDVLMPMPIYYAHRLAKRLAEARKKKILDFLRPDGKTQVTLKYIDGKPVEVIAVVIAAQHEPWVKYNVLKEGIIEEVIHYIIPEEMRSKNMKYYINTTGRFVVGGPLADTGTTGRKIIVDTYGGMSRHGGGCFSGKDPSKVDRSGNYMARYVAKNIVAAGIATKCEIQIAYTIGRPKPVSIMVDTHGTGIIPDKEIEKLIEKVFDLRPGMIIKHLDLLRPIYKQTAVYGHFGRKNPDFTWEKTDMVDVLRKEVGR, from the coding sequence ATGGCTAAAGAATATCTTTTTACATCGGAATCTGTTACAGAAGGCCATCCTGATAAAGTAGCTGATCAAATTTCTGATGCCATTTTAGACGCTATTTTAGCCCATGATAAAAATGCAAGAGTAGCTTGTGAAACTTTAGTTACAACAGGACTTGTATTTATTTCAGGAGAAATCACTACTACTTGTTATGTTGAAATACCAGAAGTAGTACGTCAAACTATAAAGGAAATTGGTTATACAAGTTCAGAAATGGGATTTGATTGGGAGACTTGCGGTATTATTACAAGCATTGATCGCCAATCTCCTGACATTGCCATGGGTGTTAACCGTAGTGAAAAGTTAGAAGAAATTGGTGCTGGTGATCAAGGAATGATGTTTGGTTATGCCTGTACAGAAACAGATGTTTTAATGCCTATGCCCATTTATTATGCCCATCGTCTTGCAAAAAGGCTTGCTGAGGCGAGGAAGAAAAAGATTTTAGATTTTTTAAGACCAGATGGAAAAACTCAAGTAACCTTAAAATATATAGATGGAAAGCCTGTTGAAGTAATAGCAGTAGTAATTGCTGCCCAACATGAGCCATGGGTAAAATATAATGTATTAAAAGAAGGCATTATTGAAGAGGTTATCCATTACATTATTCCTGAAGAAATGAGGTCTAAAAATATGAAATATTACATAAATACAACCGGACGTTTTGTTGTAGGAGGTCCTCTTGCTGATACGGGCACGACAGGACGAAAGATTATTGTTGATACTTATGGTGGGATGTCTAGACATGGTGGTGGTTGTTTCTCTGGTAAAGATCCTTCTAAAGTGGATCGAAGTGGAAATTATATGGCAAGATATGTTGCAAAAAATATTGTAGCAGCAGGTATTGCTACAAAATGTGAAATTCAAATAGCTTATACAATCGGTCGACCAAAGCCTGTTTCTATTATGGTAGATACTCACGGTACTGGTATTATTCCAGATAAAGAGATTGAAAAATTGATTGAAAAGGTTTTTGATTTGCGTCCTGGTATGATTATAAAACATCTAGATTTATTAAGACCTATTTACAAACAAACAGCTGTTTATGGCCATTTTGGAAGAAAAAATCCTGATTTTACCTGGGAAAAAACAGACATGGTAGATGTTTTAAGAAAAGAAGTAGGGAGGTAG
- a CDS encoding ComEC/Rec2 family competence protein → MKGWLNSHPLIFFLPFYCLGLIIGGNWPFVKLFLFLFLFNSILLFFFRSRYILAIFFIFLGTFWQSLFFQPPPITKFVNKKITLKGKVIHIIDKKRFILDDIFVKEKKIKGKILLKIYQNINLSLGHIIEVKGKLKLIKSPNNPGTYDYAREWKRKGVWVRINTGRINIVGYEKPWFWSYILEKFRRKIRTFLFKHLSQPIRGIYCALLLGEKQNLLPHIRDIFSFTGTSHLLAISGLHLGMIMGLFYTLFWYILSRSERLLLYFQLKKLSAFLAIFPSFFYASLAHFSPATTRSFFMLLLFWWLYFSRRLKNTWIFLVTAAWIMLLFNPTLIYSISFQLSFIALASILYFIPKFSKTHHWLKSEKRLLHYFILCFYGSLAAWLGTLPIVMHYFGHFSLIAPFLNLIAIPLIGFIVLPLGFLSLFFLPFSETIASFFIKIGGLALKILILFLQKIANIPGTHFWLFIPTWLEVIFLYILLFNFFRPRYLILTFISLFLLEMIFYFSAKPKGFEVSFFDVGEGTSIFLYFPKGKTMLIGGGGSRSDYDPGRHIIARALWTKRIYKIDYLVLPTPHYRYLKGLKFIANHFHPKVLWINGFKSIDKDYLELINLCKKKHVSVIFPKTQEIDGVKIKILYPKKEAVTLKDSLFIYCIYNKVSFLFPFYLKRRILNQYTSKIDVLLAPNFGNKKANSLKFINLAKPKYVVFSGRYPDEEIIKNYIMVGSQIFITSKHGMISFVTDGKYLKNIKLDRKNLI, encoded by the coding sequence TTGAAAGGGTGGCTTAATAGTCATCCTTTAATCTTTTTTCTACCATTTTATTGTCTTGGTCTTATTATAGGAGGTAATTGGCCTTTTGTTAAATTGTTTTTATTTCTTTTTCTGTTTAATTCTATTCTTCTTTTCTTTTTTCGCTCTCGCTATATTTTAGCTATATTTTTTATTTTTCTTGGTACATTTTGGCAAAGTTTATTTTTTCAACCACCTCCTATTACCAAATTTGTTAATAAAAAAATAACTTTAAAAGGAAAAGTTATCCATATTATAGATAAAAAACGTTTTATTCTTGATGATATTTTTGTTAAAGAAAAGAAAATTAAGGGGAAAATTCTTTTAAAAATCTATCAAAATATAAATTTATCCCTTGGTCATATTATTGAAGTTAAAGGAAAATTAAAACTTATCAAATCTCCCAATAATCCTGGCACTTATGATTATGCTAGAGAATGGAAAAGAAAAGGAGTGTGGGTAAGGATTAATACAGGAAGAATAAATATTGTTGGTTATGAAAAGCCTTGGTTTTGGTCTTATATTTTGGAAAAATTTCGAAGAAAAATTAGAACATTTTTATTTAAACATCTTTCTCAACCTATTAGAGGCATATATTGTGCTTTGCTTTTAGGAGAAAAACAAAATCTTTTACCTCATATACGTGATATTTTTTCCTTTACTGGTACAAGCCATTTACTTGCCATTTCTGGTTTACACTTAGGTATGATTATGGGATTATTTTATACTCTTTTTTGGTATATTCTTTCTCGTTCAGAAAGATTGCTTTTATATTTTCAGCTAAAAAAGCTTTCTGCTTTTTTAGCCATTTTTCCTAGTTTCTTTTATGCTTCATTAGCCCACTTTTCCCCAGCTACAACTCGCTCTTTTTTTATGCTTTTATTGTTTTGGTGGCTTTATTTTAGCCGACGTTTAAAAAACACTTGGATTTTTCTAGTTACAGCCGCTTGGATTATGCTTTTATTTAATCCTACACTTATCTATTCTATCTCATTTCAACTTTCATTTATTGCTCTTGCTTCTATTCTTTATTTCATTCCCAAATTTTCAAAAACACATCATTGGTTAAAATCTGAAAAAAGATTATTGCATTATTTTATTCTTTGTTTTTATGGTAGCTTAGCTGCCTGGCTAGGAACATTGCCTATAGTAATGCATTATTTTGGTCATTTTTCCCTTATTGCTCCATTTTTAAATCTTATAGCTATCCCCTTAATAGGTTTTATTGTTCTGCCATTAGGTTTTCTCTCTCTTTTCTTTTTACCGTTTTCCGAAACTATTGCTTCTTTTTTTATAAAAATAGGTGGTTTGGCTTTAAAAATTTTAATTTTATTTTTACAAAAAATAGCAAATATACCAGGTACACATTTTTGGCTTTTTATACCCACATGGTTAGAAGTCATTTTTCTTTATATTCTTTTATTTAATTTTTTTCGTCCAAGATATTTAATCTTAACATTTATCAGTCTCTTTTTATTAGAAATGATTTTTTATTTTTCAGCTAAACCAAAAGGATTTGAAGTATCTTTTTTTGATGTTGGTGAAGGAACATCTATATTTCTATATTTTCCAAAAGGAAAGACAATGTTAATAGGTGGTGGAGGCTCTCGTTCAGATTATGATCCAGGCAGACATATTATTGCCAGAGCACTTTGGACAAAGAGAATCTACAAAATAGATTATCTTGTTTTACCTACACCACATTATCGTTATCTTAAAGGACTTAAATTTATAGCAAATCACTTTCACCCAAAAGTTCTTTGGATAAATGGCTTTAAAAGTATTGATAAAGATTATTTGGAATTAATAAATCTTTGTAAAAAGAAACATGTTTCTGTTATTTTTCCAAAAACACAAGAGATAGATGGTGTTAAGATAAAAATTCTTTATCCAAAAAAAGAAGCTGTTACATTAAAAGACAGTCTTTTTATCTATTGTATTTATAATAAAGTAAGTTTTTTATTTCCTTTTTACCTTAAAAGAAGAATCCTTAATCAATATACTTCAAAAATAGATGTGCTTTTAGCTCCAAATTTTGGGAATAAAAAGGCAAATTCTCTGAAATTTATTAATTTAGCTAAACCAAAATATGTAGTATTTTCAGGAAGATATCCAGATGAAGAAATTATAAAAAATTATATTATGGTTGGTAGTCAGATATTTATAACATCTAAACATGGTATGATTAGTTTTGTTACAGATGGAAAATATTTAAAAAATATAAAGCTTGACCGAAAAAACCTTATATGA